One window of the Mycobacterium xenopi genome contains the following:
- a CDS encoding PaaI family thioesterase, with translation MVARHPGGGFNPPEPTTKGGPDYGRFIEAVRTLQDHARAVDAPGEVISEAADLIEKVSELLAPFDTDEWSSPSGRRMDLPNRGNILAVPMSMSKTDDGRLRGWARFRRFHLGRNGAVHGGALGLLFDSVLGMTSAVLTGGPYQRTAYLHLDYRTVVPIEKMLQVDAGVDLVDGRKIFVSGSLRDGDTLLTEAQGLFVLLKPGQP, from the coding sequence CTGGTGGCCCGACATCCTGGCGGCGGATTCAACCCGCCCGAACCGACCACCAAGGGTGGACCCGACTACGGGCGGTTCATCGAAGCCGTGCGAACCCTTCAAGATCACGCCCGCGCCGTCGACGCACCCGGCGAGGTGATCAGCGAGGCGGCGGATCTCATCGAGAAGGTTTCCGAGCTGCTGGCCCCGTTCGACACCGACGAGTGGTCCTCGCCGTCGGGCCGGCGGATGGATTTGCCGAACCGCGGCAACATCCTCGCGGTGCCGATGTCGATGAGCAAAACCGACGACGGCCGGCTGCGCGGCTGGGCCCGCTTCCGCCGATTTCACTTGGGCCGCAACGGCGCGGTGCACGGCGGGGCACTGGGGTTGCTGTTCGATTCGGTGCTCGGCATGACGTCGGCGGTGCTCACCGGCGGCCCGTATCAGCGCACCGCCTACTTGCACCTCGATTACCGCACCGTCGTGCCGATCGAAAAGATGCTGCAGGTAGACGCGGGCGTCGATCTCGTCGACGGCCGCAAGATCTTCGTGTCGGGCAGCCTCCGCGACGGCGACACCCTGCTGACCGAAGCGCAGGGGCTGTTCGTCCTGCTCAAGCCCGGTCAGCCATGA